The genome window AGTAaaaaggaaatatatgtatatatcaaGCATAAGAAGGGATCTCCGACTCaataagtacatatattcttgaccaGCGTCAAccacaatttggtatattttgcactctgtggtattgatataccaaatattatataagcttctgtatatttcaatattgttcagtataataatttattatattttataccaaTACCGCATTGTTCTGCTTCTATGGAAAAAGGGTAGCGGGATCACAATCGAGCACGCGTCAGTGCACTTTTTTCCTAATCGTTGCCATGAGTTCGTCAACAATTGAGTGTTCAATGAAAACAAAGTATTTATGATATCAAATATCACAAATACAGATAAATTCTAATTAAGCTGATCTATGAACATTAATCAAAACactaattacaatttaatggAGTCaagctacaaaatatttttaatttgaagatGACATACTTGATTTTGCAAAGGCCAGTCTTCATTAGTCAGTCATCATGGAAGTTCGGGTTTTAATTCTTGGACTAATCTTGGGAGTCTTTTCTAAGCATATTTCCCACCAAGCAGTAGGTACacagaataaaacaaaaacttaacaatATACAACATTTTATCTTCAATGGAAGCACTTAcgtttaaatttacaaatgttTACTGTGAGAGTCACGATGAATCACGAGTCATAATGCACGAGTGCCGTCTAAAAGCTATTAATCGAAATCTGACCGTATTCAATCTAAATGCAACAATCGTTTATCCCGTTTATGATTTAACATTGGATATGCAACTGTTTAAGAAGGCCAACGGATACAAGCCATTTCTTGTTAGGAACTTCGTTGATGTCTGCCAATTtctcaaaaaaagaaagaaatcatATTTCAATGTTGTGTACAATCTAGTGAAACCCTTCTCTACCCTTAACCATTCCTGTCCCTATGAGGTAAGTAGAACCCTCTAAACATTTAACTCAAATTTTTCATTGCACATCCATACTTCAACAGGGTTACATTTTAGttaaagatttttatattatcCCTGAAAAAATAGGACTCCCTGCGCCAACTGGAGAGTATTTAATAAGTTTGAAATGGTTATATGATAAAAAGTTGCAAA of Drosophila nasuta strain 15112-1781.00 chromosome 3, ASM2355853v1, whole genome shotgun sequence contains these proteins:
- the LOC132793717 gene encoding uncharacterized protein LOC132793717 — encoded protein: MHECRLKAINRNLTVFNLNATIVYPVYDLTLDMQLFKKANGYKPFLVRNFVDVCQFLKKRKKSYFNVVYNLVKPFSTLNHSCPYEGYILVKDFYIIPEKIGLPAPTGEYLISLKWLYDKKLQITTNFYFTYTEDYIDM